In the Maribacter sp. MJ134 genome, one interval contains:
- a CDS encoding DUF6090 family protein — MIKFFRKIRQNLLSEGKTGKYFKYAIGEIILVVIGILIALQINDWNQNKKDRKLEQQYYCRLLEDVKQDYSNYEYSLELLDLRINANNIMIQRLLDDTTPLDSIGSYLINSVKFSNRNYRATTDAFEDIKSSGNLNILTDFSTKNKLASYYESMDRTSSIIETNGKAITDKRFFETKDFISSGWINMVNDFNGIDTTKVDLDLLKSKVNFTAKIREIMLNDAMFYLGINTRNKQILKSVENEILSIKSLLEKKCQNQ, encoded by the coding sequence ATGATTAAGTTCTTTAGAAAGATTAGACAAAATTTATTGTCCGAAGGAAAAACGGGAAAGTATTTTAAATATGCTATTGGAGAGATTATTCTAGTGGTCATAGGGATTTTGATAGCCTTACAGATCAATGATTGGAACCAGAACAAGAAGGACCGAAAATTAGAACAGCAATATTATTGTCGTTTATTGGAAGACGTTAAACAGGATTATAGTAATTATGAATACTCTCTTGAACTGTTGGACCTAAGAATTAACGCGAATAATATCATGATACAGCGGTTATTGGACGATACCACACCTTTAGACAGTATCGGATCATATCTTATAAATTCTGTCAAATTTTCCAATAGAAATTACCGAGCCACTACGGACGCATTTGAGGACATAAAATCGAGTGGTAATCTAAACATCCTAACAGACTTTTCTACTAAAAACAAATTGGCTTCCTACTATGAATCAATGGATAGAACAAGCTCCATCATAGAAACTAACGGAAAAGCTATCACGGACAAACGTTTTTTTGAAACGAAGGATTTCATTAGTTCGGGATGGATAAACATGGTAAACGATTTCAACGGAATAGACACGACAAAAGTGGACCTTGACCTACTGAAATCAAAAGTTAATTTCACAGCTAAAATAAGAGAAATAATGTTAAACGACGCCATGTTTTATTTGGGTATCAACACTCGTAATAAACAAATTTTGAAATCGGTTGAAAATGAAATCCTGTCGATAAAAAGTTTACTTGAAAAAAAATGCCAGAATCAATAG
- a CDS encoding DUF6090 family protein, whose translation MIKFFRQIRQQLLSERKTGKYFKYAVGEIILVVIGILIALQINDWSQDKKNRKLEAQYYCRLLEDVNQDFTNYNNYLALLNERIDGNNTLIQKLQDCSMQLDSIAPLILKSVKYSNRNIIATTDAFEDIKSSGNLNIIKDLSVKNQLADYYKMLANTSAVIESNGKAITEKRFLESEDVISFGWIKLLENVNAIDTSKVNLKSLKSKINFTADIRLKITNDAVFYLGLNSRNKQLLQLLENDIVAMISLLQTKCSEHND comes from the coding sequence ATGATTAAGTTCTTTAGACAAATTAGACAGCAACTACTTTCCGAAAGAAAAACCGGAAAGTATTTCAAATATGCCGTTGGAGAGATTATTCTAGTGGTCATTGGAATCTTGATTGCCCTTCAGATTAATGATTGGAGTCAAGACAAAAAAAACCGAAAATTGGAAGCACAATATTATTGCAGATTACTAGAGGATGTTAATCAAGATTTTACAAATTATAATAATTATTTGGCTTTATTAAACGAAAGAATAGACGGAAATAACACATTAATCCAAAAGTTACAAGACTGTTCAATGCAGTTAGACAGCATTGCACCACTTATTCTAAAATCTGTAAAATACTCAAATAGAAATATTATCGCCACTACAGATGCTTTTGAAGATATAAAATCTAGCGGAAACTTAAATATTATAAAAGATTTATCTGTAAAAAATCAATTAGCAGACTATTACAAGATGTTAGCAAATACAAGTGCTGTTATAGAAAGTAACGGAAAGGCCATTACAGAAAAGCGCTTTTTGGAAAGTGAAGATGTCATAAGTTTTGGATGGATAAAACTCTTAGAAAACGTTAATGCAATAGACACGTCAAAAGTCAATCTAAAATCACTGAAATCAAAGATAAATTTCACAGCTGACATCAGATTAAAAATAACAAACGATGCCGTCTTTTACTTAGGACTCAACTCTCGAAACAAGCAATTGTTGCAATTGCTTGAAAACGACATAGTAGCAATGATCAGTTTACTTCAAACCAAATGCTCTGAACATAATGATTAA
- a CDS encoding DUF6090 family protein has translation MIKLFRKIRYNLINENKTGKYFKYAIGEIILVVIGILIALQINNWNQERIQKLEEQTIVKNIHIEYLQNKERIKVKIKEAELCESALRQLMHLIGKDEAYLKKQNVDSLLFYAFDPPIFRPSENTISGLIQSGRLELLQNQELVNLIYNWGRTMKALTDRTTRFTAKLDNEIWPYLSKKYSFKDMDAYGPLNWKEKSNLKVDKLQIFKEIEFENNTDEFLYWIGDNKNLLIELDLLIDKILKETQYD, from the coding sequence ATGATAAAACTTTTTCGAAAAATACGCTACAACCTTATAAATGAAAATAAGACAGGCAAATACTTTAAATACGCCATTGGCGAAATCATTCTCGTGGTCATTGGGATATTAATTGCGTTGCAAATTAATAATTGGAATCAAGAACGAATACAGAAACTTGAAGAACAAACGATTGTAAAAAACATTCATATTGAATATTTACAAAACAAAGAGAGGATAAAAGTAAAAATTAAGGAAGCTGAATTATGTGAGTCGGCCCTAAGACAATTAATGCACCTTATAGGCAAAGACGAAGCTTATCTTAAAAAGCAAAATGTAGACAGTTTACTTTTTTATGCCTTTGACCCTCCTATATTCAGACCTTCTGAAAATACCATTTCTGGTCTCATACAATCTGGGCGTTTGGAATTGCTCCAGAATCAGGAATTGGTTAATTTAATATATAATTGGGGACGAACGATGAAGGCATTGACAGATAGAACAACCAGATTTACCGCAAAATTAGACAACGAGATTTGGCCATATTTATCAAAAAAATATTCCTTTAAAGATATGGATGCCTATGGCCCATTAAATTGGAAAGAAAAATCAAACCTGAAGGTAGATAAACTTCAAATCTTTAAAGAAATTGAATTCGAAAACAATACTGACGAGTTTTTATACTGGATTGGAGACAACAAAAACCTTTTGATAGAATTAGACCTATTGATTGATAAAATTCTTAAGGAAACCCAATATGATTAA
- a CDS encoding DUF6090 family protein, with translation MIKFFRKIRQKLLAENRFSKYLLYAIGEIVLVVIGILIALQINNWNENEKIKAEEKIIIAGLIQNIEDDIKNLIRVKKNDSIFIDANRILLSALKNDSIKENKPLLKQKIYDASFSSSFIPSQITFNQMQFSGKLKYILNDSIKSKIQAYYDNVSNVLEGQESNLNLIYGLAIELIPFLDINSALQNRLPDFAKMEMDAFDNSFFYEATASDRVKEFVDKSTLKQALMVPVYRTHSELLQEGIALRESMFQYIDEK, from the coding sequence ATGATAAAATTCTTTAGAAAAATCCGTCAAAAACTACTTGCTGAAAACCGTTTCTCAAAGTACCTCCTCTACGCCATAGGCGAAATTGTATTGGTGGTCATTGGAATCTTGATTGCCCTTCAAATTAACAATTGGAATGAAAATGAGAAGATAAAGGCAGAGGAAAAAATAATAATTGCCGGTTTAATACAAAATATTGAAGATGACATTAAGAATTTGATACGTGTAAAGAAAAACGATAGCATTTTTATAGATGCCAATAGAATACTATTGAGCGCATTAAAGAATGACTCGATAAAGGAAAACAAACCTTTACTTAAACAAAAGATTTATGATGCCTCATTTTCGAGCAGTTTCATACCTAGTCAAATCACTTTTAATCAAATGCAATTTTCAGGTAAGTTGAAGTATATCTTAAACGATTCCATTAAAAGTAAAATTCAAGCCTATTATGATAATGTTTCAAATGTACTCGAAGGTCAGGAATCCAATCTTAATTTAATATATGGATTGGCCATTGAACTGATTCCTTTTTTGGACATTAATTCAGCCTTACAAAACCGTTTACCCGATTTCGCTAAAATGGAAATGGACGCCTTTGACAATTCGTTTTTTTATGAAGCTACAGCGTCTGATAGGGTAAAAGAGTTTGTAGATAAATCAACTCTCAAACAAGCGTTGATGGTACCAGTGTATAGGACGCACAGTGAATTACTTCAAGAAGGAATAGCATTAAGGGAAAGTATGTTTCAATATATAGATGAAAAATAA
- a CDS encoding endonuclease domain-containing protein: MRKIIPYNQDLVAYAKELRNNMTLGEIAIWREIKGKKLGVRFSRQIPIDRYIVDFYCKDLYLAIEVDGSIHFKEGHQEKDMKRQNQLKSLGVTVIRFSDLDVKNNLDWVLKEIKIEIEKLKPTPSPSQEGKSSEL; the protein is encoded by the coding sequence ATGAGAAAAATAATTCCATACAACCAAGATTTGGTCGCCTACGCCAAGGAACTCCGTAACAACATGACTTTGGGTGAAATCGCCATATGGCGAGAAATCAAGGGTAAGAAATTAGGCGTACGCTTCAGTCGGCAAATACCAATCGACCGATATATTGTGGATTTTTATTGCAAAGATCTTTATCTCGCCATTGAAGTCGATGGCTCAATTCATTTTAAAGAAGGTCACCAAGAAAAGGATATGAAACGACAAAACCAATTGAAAAGCCTTGGGGTTACAGTGATTCGATTTTCGGATTTGGATGTGAAAAACAATCTGGATTGGGTCTTAAAGGAAATCAAGATTGAAATTGAGAAATTAAAACCCACCCCTAGCCCCTCCCAGGAGGGGAAAAGTTCTGAACTATGA
- a CDS encoding PH domain-containing protein, with protein sequence MKFDSKKDILFSVIILGISIFLTGIMVLEIVSGKMETAGYWSLVLVFSVVGLLLWLYFGTNYELSKTDGLIYRSGPFNGKINTDRITEIIKGKTLWVGFRPATARKGLIIKYDNYNELYISPKTNETFITKILELNSGIKISE encoded by the coding sequence ATGAAATTCGACAGTAAAAAAGACATCTTGTTTAGTGTTATAATCCTTGGAATTAGCATATTCTTGACAGGGATTATGGTTTTGGAGATTGTTAGCGGTAAAATGGAAACGGCAGGGTATTGGTCTCTAGTTTTAGTGTTCAGCGTTGTTGGACTACTCCTGTGGTTATATTTCGGGACAAATTATGAATTATCAAAAACTGACGGATTGATTTATAGAAGTGGACCTTTTAATGGAAAAATAAATACGGACAGAATAACGGAGATAATAAAAGGAAAAACTCTCTGGGTTGGTTTTAGACCTGCAACTGCAAGAAAAGGACTGATTATAAAGTATGACAATTACAACGAACTGTATATAAGTCCAAAAACTAACGAAACATTCATTACCAAAATATTGGAATTAAACAGCGGAATTAAAATATCGGAATGA
- a CDS encoding PIN-like domain-containing protein, whose translation MKSKFPGYFKLTEREINKLWEKALFVFDANILLNLYRYSDETRDDFFKILEKVKDRIWIPHQSASEFFNNRLTVINQQEKSYEEASSSLKSIENEFKNSRQHPFITAKLLKKFSSLTKEICEQLTESKEFHNKRINQDDILDKIEALFNGKVGNEYEKDKLEEVYKEGESRFLDKIPPGYKDGGKKDDTSKDIHKYGDLIVWKQVLDKSKELKKGIILITDDRKEDWWVRFKGKTLNPRPELKKEFQSETKQAFHMYQSDRFLEFATKYLNAEINANALQEIRELRKLDERRQLQELRRKRQYSKYKRANEEIYKQKLSLEEELKYVENKKGFMERAIEEQHLILDNSDPSAFDDNRLKNLNLELQLLTRKINGIKFNLDEINRKEFNERALRDKTMHSNTYSK comes from the coding sequence ATGAAATCAAAATTCCCGGGATATTTTAAACTTACAGAAAGAGAAATAAATAAATTATGGGAAAAGGCATTGTTTGTATTTGATGCAAATATTCTTCTTAATCTCTACAGATATTCGGATGAAACAAGAGATGATTTCTTTAAAATTTTAGAAAAAGTTAAAGATAGAATTTGGATACCTCACCAATCAGCAAGTGAATTTTTTAACAATAGACTTACTGTAATTAACCAACAAGAAAAATCATACGAAGAAGCTTCCAGTTCATTAAAATCAATAGAAAATGAGTTTAAAAACTCTCGTCAACATCCTTTTATTACAGCGAAACTTTTAAAAAAATTCTCGAGTTTAACAAAAGAGATTTGCGAACAACTAACGGAGAGCAAGGAATTTCATAATAAGAGAATTAACCAAGATGATATTTTAGATAAAATAGAGGCTCTTTTTAATGGCAAAGTTGGTAACGAGTATGAAAAAGACAAACTTGAAGAAGTATACAAAGAGGGAGAAAGTCGGTTTTTAGATAAAATACCACCAGGTTATAAAGATGGAGGCAAAAAAGACGACACTTCAAAGGATATACACAAGTATGGAGATTTAATTGTCTGGAAACAAGTATTAGACAAAAGTAAAGAACTAAAAAAAGGAATAATCCTAATTACCGATGATAGAAAAGAAGATTGGTGGGTAAGATTCAAAGGGAAAACGCTAAACCCAAGACCCGAGCTTAAAAAGGAATTTCAATCGGAAACAAAACAAGCCTTTCATATGTATCAATCGGATAGGTTCCTTGAGTTTGCAACTAAATACTTGAATGCGGAAATAAATGCAAACGCGCTTCAAGAGATTCGAGAGTTAAGGAAACTTGATGAAAGAAGACAACTTCAGGAATTAAGAAGAAAAAGGCAATATTCAAAGTATAAACGTGCAAATGAAGAAATATATAAACAAAAACTATCCTTAGAAGAGGAATTAAAATATGTTGAAAATAAAAAAGGTTTTATGGAAAGAGCCATTGAAGAACAACATTTGATTTTAGACAATAGTGACCCTAGTGCATTTGATGATAACAGACTGAAAAATTTGAACCTTGAACTACAATTGTTAACTCGCAAAATAAATGGTATCAAATTTAATTTAGATGAGATAAATAGGAAAGAGTTTAACGAACGAGCTTTGAGAGATAAAACTATGCACAGCAATACCTATAGCAAATAG
- a CDS encoding M1 family metallopeptidase produces the protein MKKLIVLLCLVSLSVAQAQEFTKQDTLRGSITPERAWWDLSYYDLNVKVQPEEKAIAGYNIIRYKVLEEHDVIQIDLQEPLKITGISQGDQQLDYSKIGPAYFINLKKKQIPGEYNELYVQYVGKPKEAVRAPWDGGFSWKKDDNGKHFIATSCQGLGASVWWPNKDHMYDEVDSMRIAIDVPKDLVAVANGRLRETYEYEQGDYKLYEWFVSNPINNYGVNINIGDYVHFGEKYDGEKGVLDLDYYVLRDNLEKAKEQFKDVPRLMKAFEHWFGPYPFYEDSFKLVEVPYLGMEHQSSVTYGNQFQNGYLGRDLSKSGWGMKFDYIIIHEAGHEWFANNITYKDIADMWVHEGFTTYSEALYVDYHFGEQAGNEYAIGIRGNIRNESPIIGVYDVNQRGSGDMYPKGANMLHALRQVIHDDEKWRSILRGLNKDFYHQTVTTQQVENYISEKAEMDFSKVFDQYLRTIKIPVFEYKIEADNAITYRYTNVVDGFAMPIRIFADDKELWLKPTTEWQTEKVKHGAAAFTMDPNFYVEVKEL, from the coding sequence ATGAAAAAACTAATTGTATTGCTATGTCTTGTAAGCCTATCCGTGGCCCAAGCACAAGAGTTCACCAAACAGGATACGCTGCGGGGAAGCATCACCCCTGAACGTGCTTGGTGGGATTTAAGCTACTACGACCTCAATGTAAAAGTACAGCCCGAGGAAAAAGCAATCGCTGGCTATAATATTATTCGGTACAAGGTTTTGGAAGAACATGATGTCATCCAAATAGACCTTCAAGAACCCTTAAAAATTACGGGTATTTCTCAGGGCGACCAACAACTAGATTACAGCAAAATAGGTCCGGCCTATTTCATCAACCTAAAGAAAAAACAGATTCCCGGGGAGTACAATGAACTTTACGTACAATATGTGGGGAAACCTAAAGAAGCCGTCAGAGCGCCGTGGGATGGCGGATTCTCTTGGAAAAAGGACGACAACGGCAAACACTTCATCGCTACTTCTTGCCAAGGTTTGGGTGCTAGTGTTTGGTGGCCTAATAAGGACCATATGTATGACGAAGTGGACAGTATGCGCATTGCTATCGATGTTCCCAAGGACCTTGTAGCTGTGGCCAATGGTAGGTTACGGGAAACATACGAATACGAACAAGGCGATTATAAATTATACGAGTGGTTCGTTTCCAACCCCATTAACAATTATGGCGTAAACATTAATATTGGCGACTATGTTCATTTTGGCGAAAAATATGACGGCGAAAAGGGTGTTTTGGATTTGGATTACTATGTGCTGCGCGATAATTTGGAAAAAGCCAAAGAACAGTTTAAAGATGTCCCTAGACTCATGAAAGCTTTTGAGCATTGGTTTGGGCCCTACCCTTTTTACGAGGATAGTTTTAAACTAGTAGAAGTACCCTATCTGGGCATGGAACACCAAAGCTCCGTTACCTATGGGAACCAGTTCCAAAATGGCTATTTGGGTAGGGACCTTTCCAAATCCGGTTGGGGTATGAAGTTCGATTATATTATTATTCATGAAGCGGGACACGAGTGGTTCGCCAATAATATTACCTATAAGGATATTGCCGATATGTGGGTACACGAAGGCTTTACCACCTACTCCGAAGCCCTCTATGTGGACTACCACTTTGGGGAACAGGCAGGAAATGAATACGCTATTGGTATTCGTGGAAACATCCGCAACGAAAGTCCTATTATAGGGGTCTATGACGTAAATCAAAGAGGCAGTGGTGACATGTATCCTAAAGGAGCCAATATGCTACATGCCCTACGCCAAGTGATTCATGATGATGAAAAATGGCGAAGTATTTTGCGAGGGCTGAACAAAGACTTTTACCACCAAACGGTAACCACACAGCAAGTGGAAAATTATATCAGTGAAAAGGCTGAAATGGATTTTTCCAAGGTGTTTGACCAATACCTACGGACCATAAAAATTCCAGTGTTTGAATATAAAATAGAGGCTGACAATGCAATTACATACCGTTATACCAATGTGGTAGATGGTTTTGCAATGCCTATACGCATATTTGCGGATGATAAGGAGCTTTGGTTAAAACCCACGACTGAATGGCAAACAGAAAAAGTGAAGCATGGTGCTGCTGCTTTTACAATGGACCCTAATTTTTATGTAGAAGTGAAGGAGCTGTAA
- a CDS encoding M28 family peptidase has protein sequence MKNVLFFTLLTLALTMSAQTDQRIFDIIDAVSAERIEKDITTLANFGTRHTLSDTVSQTRGIGAARRWIKAEFEKTSAECNGCLNVFYQKDLVKKGANQRIVKDVEVVNVLAIQKGTKYPNRYIIMSGDIDSRVSDPTNYTNDSPGANDNASGMAGTIEAARVLSKYKFENSIIYMGLSGEEQGLFGGGGVAGYAKEQGWEVIGIFNNDMIGNITGVDGITSSTDFRIFSEPVPPTETEKERKARRFYGGEVDGISRQLARYVHKTTQTYMPEMNPMMIYRLDRFGRGGHHRPFNDAGFPGIRIMEAHENYTQQHQDIRVEDGIAYGDVLEHVNFEYAAKLTAVNAISLASIAWAPPAPKEVKIGGIVEPSAKFQWSKVDGAKGYKIYWRDTTAPTWDHSRYVGDVTEFTLDGIVIDNYFFGVSAVGADGFESPVVFPNAIFR, from the coding sequence ATGAAAAATGTATTGTTCTTTACCCTCTTGACCTTAGCCCTTACCATGTCTGCCCAAACGGACCAGCGCATCTTTGATATTATCGATGCCGTTTCTGCGGAACGTATCGAAAAGGACATCACCACCTTGGCCAATTTTGGAACACGCCACACCTTAAGTGATACCGTTTCACAAACCCGTGGTATAGGTGCCGCAAGACGATGGATAAAAGCAGAGTTCGAAAAAACTTCGGCTGAATGTAACGGTTGTCTAAATGTGTTTTATCAAAAGGATTTGGTAAAGAAAGGTGCGAACCAGCGTATTGTAAAAGATGTAGAGGTGGTGAATGTATTGGCCATCCAAAAGGGTACCAAGTACCCCAATCGCTATATCATCATGAGTGGTGATATTGATTCCCGTGTTAGTGACCCTACCAATTATACGAACGATTCACCCGGGGCCAATGACAATGCCAGCGGTATGGCAGGTACTATTGAGGCAGCTAGGGTACTATCCAAATACAAATTTGAGAATAGTATCATTTACATGGGGCTTTCTGGTGAGGAACAAGGCCTTTTCGGCGGTGGTGGTGTAGCAGGTTACGCTAAGGAACAAGGATGGGAGGTCATCGGTATTTTTAATAATGATATGATTGGAAATATTACGGGCGTGGACGGAATTACCAGTAGTACCGATTTTAGGATATTCTCGGAACCCGTTCCTCCAACCGAAACCGAAAAGGAGCGGAAAGCCCGCCGATTCTATGGTGGAGAAGTGGATGGCATTTCAAGACAGCTGGCACGTTATGTGCATAAAACCACACAGACCTATATGCCGGAGATGAACCCCATGATGATTTACAGATTAGACCGTTTTGGTCGCGGTGGTCACCACAGGCCTTTTAACGACGCTGGTTTTCCCGGTATTCGTATTATGGAGGCTCATGAAAATTACACACAACAACACCAAGATATACGTGTGGAGGACGGTATTGCTTACGGCGACGTACTGGAACACGTAAATTTTGAATACGCTGCCAAGTTGACGGCGGTAAACGCCATAAGCCTAGCTTCCATCGCATGGGCACCACCAGCACCAAAAGAAGTTAAGATTGGAGGCATCGTGGAACCGTCCGCAAAGTTTCAGTGGAGCAAGGTAGACGGAGCCAAAGGGTATAAAATTTATTGGCGGGACACCACCGCTCCTACTTGGGACCACAGCAGGTATGTGGGCGATGTAACCGAATTCACTTTGGACGGTATCGTAATCGATAATTACTTCTTTGGAGTTTCTGCCGTAGGAGCGGACGGATTTGAAAGTCCGGTCGTATTTCCAAATGCTATTTTTAGGTAG
- a CDS encoding TMEM175 family protein, with amino-acid sequence MRFPHNISRIEAFSDAVFAFAATLLVVSLGTDSTDAIIDIDVKLFTGFAVSFFVLVILWFLHYNFFRRTNYMDNVIIAVNAVLLFVVLYYVFPLKSLVNSWFLPQGMTPDKLAGLFELYGLGFALIFLCLSLMYYRAYKKSKHLENSITLLFYVRHFGLFVVVALISIIIAYLQIGINYGLPGILYALLGPFCSVHSYLFYKKYKTD; translated from the coding sequence ATGAGATTTCCGCACAATATTAGCCGAATCGAAGCTTTTAGCGATGCCGTTTTTGCCTTTGCGGCCACACTTTTGGTGGTTAGTCTGGGCACGGATAGCACTGATGCCATCATAGATATCGACGTAAAACTCTTCACGGGCTTTGCCGTAAGTTTCTTTGTTCTGGTCATTCTATGGTTTCTGCACTATAATTTTTTTCGAAGGACTAATTATATGGATAATGTCATCATTGCCGTTAATGCTGTTTTGCTTTTTGTAGTCCTGTACTATGTTTTCCCCCTGAAATCGCTCGTAAATTCTTGGTTTCTGCCACAAGGGATGACCCCGGACAAATTAGCGGGACTCTTTGAGCTCTACGGTTTGGGATTCGCGCTAATATTTCTTTGCCTGTCCTTAATGTATTATAGGGCCTATAAAAAATCCAAACACCTGGAAAATTCCATAACGCTGCTCTTCTATGTGCGCCACTTTGGACTTTTTGTAGTGGTGGCTCTTATAAGTATTATTATTGCCTACCTGCAAATCGGAATCAATTACGGACTTCCTGGTATTTTATATGCCCTTTTGGGTCCCTTCTGTTCCGTACACAGTTATTTATTTTACAAAAAATATAAAACCGATTAA
- a CDS encoding MFS transporter: MKSKPHILPTIILAQFACTSPWFAGNTIIDELIIKTGFGAELAGYVISSVQFGFITGTLVFALLMLADRFSPSKVFLICALLAALCNLYLLSDSITQWGLLSARFGTGFFLAGIYPVGMKIAADYYEKGLGKALGFLVGALVLGTALPFLINGTDWGNSPTTVITVTSILTLFGGALLYMLVPDGPYQKKSTTLKLKAGPELFKIANFKRAAFGYFGHMWELYAFWAFTPLAIKTFNSISGDTLSISLWTGIIIALGGVSCAIGGILSQSYGSKKVAFVALLVSGTCCLLSPVLFFSTSEVFLGVWCFWGMAVTADSPQFSNLVASAIPSELKGTGLTLVNCIGFSITIVSIQLLAYILDSVPSTTIFLVLALGPIFGLWHLKAHKSD; the protein is encoded by the coding sequence TTGAAATCAAAACCACATATTCTTCCCACAATTATCTTAGCACAATTTGCTTGTACCTCTCCATGGTTTGCTGGGAATACGATCATAGACGAACTCATCATCAAAACAGGTTTTGGAGCGGAATTGGCGGGTTACGTCATCTCATCCGTGCAGTTCGGTTTCATTACGGGAACCTTGGTTTTTGCACTACTGATGCTTGCGGACCGCTTCTCCCCTTCTAAAGTATTTCTTATTTGTGCCTTGTTAGCAGCGCTCTGTAACCTATATCTTTTGAGCGATAGTATTACACAATGGGGCCTACTTTCGGCTCGCTTCGGTACTGGTTTCTTTTTGGCCGGCATCTATCCGGTAGGAATGAAGATTGCTGCGGATTACTACGAGAAAGGTCTTGGGAAAGCACTCGGATTTCTGGTTGGGGCCTTGGTTTTAGGTACTGCCCTTCCTTTTTTGATAAACGGAACGGATTGGGGCAACAGTCCCACAACGGTCATCACCGTCACCTCTATACTTACACTCTTTGGTGGAGCCTTACTTTATATGCTGGTGCCAGACGGTCCTTACCAAAAGAAAAGTACCACACTAAAGCTCAAAGCCGGGCCGGAACTCTTCAAAATTGCGAATTTTAAAAGGGCTGCCTTTGGGTACTTTGGTCATATGTGGGAGCTCTACGCATTCTGGGCGTTTACACCTTTGGCGATAAAAACCTTCAATTCAATTTCCGGAGATACGCTTTCTATTTCTTTATGGACCGGTATTATTATCGCCTTAGGTGGCGTATCCTGTGCCATAGGCGGTATTCTTTCGCAAAGCTACGGCAGTAAGAAAGTGGCTTTTGTAGCCTTATTAGTATCGGGAACCTGCTGTCTTCTTTCGCCTGTATTGTTCTTCTCAACAAGTGAAGTATTTTTAGGCGTCTGGTGTTTTTGGGGTATGGCCGTTACGGCAGATTCTCCCCAGTTTTCCAACTTGGTAGCTTCTGCTATACCAAGCGAATTAAAAGGAACTGGATTAACCTTGGTGAATTGCATCGGTTTTTCCATTACCATTGTCAGTATTCAGTTATTGGCTTATATTTTGGATAGCGTACCGTCTACAACAATTTTCTTGGTTCTTGCACTTGGACCAATCTTTGGTTTATGGCATTTAAAGGCACACAAATCCGATTAA